In a single window of the Leptospira sanjuanensis genome:
- a CDS encoding NRDE family protein, with amino-acid sequence MCTAIIYRNPERKIFGLGFNRDESVKRKPSLAPTKIGNGPTYAIAPLDGDYGGTWIGASSTGEIFCLLNFYEATLKLLRNPTSRGLLVRSCLLSEVKPELLKADELSNFYPFKLVRITLEKTEIFVWDGNEFSRSADTSTFQILGSSFTQGPKAQVSREAVFRENYLPKILPNAEEFLALSKNFLTSHLPEKGALSPCMHRRDAHSVSKTEIVFTENRLTLAYQEGQPCESPEPKVFNLTLTDFSVFE; translated from the coding sequence ATGTGCACCGCCATCATTTACAGAAATCCGGAACGAAAGATCTTCGGTTTAGGATTTAACAGAGACGAATCCGTAAAAAGAAAACCTTCTCTTGCCCCTACCAAAATCGGCAACGGTCCGACGTATGCGATCGCTCCCTTGGACGGAGATTACGGCGGAACTTGGATCGGTGCGAGTTCTACGGGTGAAATTTTTTGTCTTTTGAATTTCTACGAAGCGACTCTGAAGTTGTTGAGAAATCCCACAAGCCGCGGCTTACTCGTGCGATCCTGTTTGTTAAGCGAAGTCAAACCGGAGCTGTTGAAAGCGGACGAACTTTCGAACTTCTATCCTTTCAAACTCGTAAGAATCACTTTGGAAAAAACTGAAATCTTCGTCTGGGACGGAAACGAATTCTCCCGTAGCGCCGATACGAGCACATTTCAAATCTTAGGAAGTTCGTTTACGCAAGGACCGAAAGCGCAGGTTTCGAGGGAAGCCGTCTTTCGGGAAAACTACCTGCCGAAAATTCTTCCCAACGCGGAGGAATTCCTTGCCTTATCGAAAAATTTTCTGACTTCTCATCTGCCTGAAAAAGGAGCGCTTTCACCCTGCATGCACAGAAGGGACGCACATAGCGTGTCCAAAACGGAAATCGTATTTACGGAGAATAGGTTGACGCTCGCCTACCAGGAAGGCCAACCTTGCGAATCGCCGGAACCGAAGGTTTTCAATTTGACTTTGACGGATTTTTCGGTATTCGAATAG
- a CDS encoding NUDIX hydrolase: MKFCSSCGSPVVYKIPEGDNRSRHVCDNCGTIHYSNPKVVVGSIPIWENRILLCKRAIEPRKGFWTLPAGFLENRETVEEGAIRETKEEANADISIIGLQSVYSIPHISQIYMFFLADLVDGKFSVSSESEEVQLFSEEEIPWDELAFTSVYFALKKYVDAPVKNSLHLGNIRDRKTPPKES, encoded by the coding sequence ATGAAATTCTGTAGCTCTTGCGGATCGCCCGTCGTTTACAAAATCCCGGAAGGAGACAACCGGTCCAGGCACGTATGCGACAACTGCGGAACGATCCATTATTCCAATCCGAAAGTGGTCGTGGGAAGTATTCCGATTTGGGAGAATCGGATTCTACTTTGTAAACGCGCGATCGAACCCAGAAAGGGATTTTGGACTTTGCCCGCGGGCTTTCTCGAAAACAGAGAAACGGTCGAGGAAGGCGCGATTCGCGAAACCAAGGAAGAAGCGAACGCCGACATTTCCATCATCGGATTGCAGAGCGTCTACAGCATCCCTCATATCAGTCAGATTTATATGTTCTTTTTAGCGGACTTGGTGGACGGAAAATTCTCCGTAAGCTCCGAATCCGAAGAGGTGCAACTTTTTTCAGAGGAGGAAATTCCCTGGGATGAGCTCGCCTTTACTTCGGTTTATTTCGCCTTGAAAAAATACGTGGATGCTCCCGTTAAAAATTCCCTACATCTTGGAAACATCAGGGATCGTAAAACCCCGCCGAAAGAATCCTGA
- a CDS encoding DUF4178 domain-containing protein — MLELSCPNCGAPVPFQSKASIYGVCPNCKTLTVQKNQSLESLGKAGELVPDLSPIQIGTSGKTKDGIQFQVVGRIQQQYALGTWNEWHAISQDGNSIWLAEAQGQFMITQLKPTSQNEIFPEHDPIRDLDSPPDVYFISSKTSKQLLRAGDTLKLDNELWMIREIGLATCVGGEGELPVGFQTGTTSVLLDLATDQGWFATLDYSHTPPLYFRGMMYSFDQIQFINLRDPKGFQGFQKIQEAKVIQCMGCGASLSQRSPDFSKSVACEYCGTVMDTSKDELKILSKFQEVIKDNVYLLPGTKLTLKGKECEVLGVVKKSVHADGEIFPWTEYLLHYTGGYYWLNETNGHWTVFEPVPFIPRTVIGSYPPKKSFQKEEYKLFNSSTAGTDFAFGEFYYKIHAGDTAELADFIAPPKMLSSEKTQNELFWSIGEYVPVDELKKAVHGEVNLPEPEGIGAAQPNPFTKIKKRNIKIASWLSVVMLLVQIGFCWNAQEKEVFKKDFAYVRDPAPGGTTDSSFVTETFQLGGGDRQNVQIKMDVPELSNHYIYYSLALINTKTDIAYDTGLEISYYQGYEDGESWSEGDKSADIIIGEVPAGEYYLRLESESDFPRGSGAHVTLTIKRDVDQSVYYFLFLIAIWLPVPYSLFRSFSFETSRNENSDFAPSTSSSDSDDDDSSYSDD; from the coding sequence GTGTTAGAACTGAGTTGTCCCAACTGCGGAGCGCCCGTCCCATTTCAAAGCAAGGCTTCCATCTACGGAGTCTGTCCGAATTGCAAAACTCTGACCGTTCAAAAGAACCAGTCTCTGGAAAGTTTAGGCAAGGCCGGAGAATTGGTCCCGGATCTTTCCCCCATCCAAATCGGAACCTCCGGTAAAACCAAGGACGGGATTCAGTTTCAAGTTGTCGGAAGAATTCAACAGCAATACGCGCTCGGTACTTGGAACGAATGGCATGCGATTTCTCAGGATGGAAATTCGATTTGGCTCGCGGAAGCGCAGGGTCAATTCATGATTACGCAGTTGAAACCGACTTCTCAGAACGAAATTTTTCCGGAACACGATCCGATTCGGGATTTAGATTCGCCTCCGGACGTTTACTTTATCTCCTCTAAAACTTCCAAACAACTTTTGAGAGCCGGGGACACCCTCAAACTCGACAATGAACTCTGGATGATCCGCGAAATCGGCCTCGCGACCTGCGTGGGTGGAGAAGGAGAATTGCCTGTCGGGTTTCAAACCGGAACCACATCCGTTCTTTTAGATCTCGCCACCGATCAAGGCTGGTTTGCTACATTAGATTATTCTCATACGCCTCCCCTTTATTTCCGCGGAATGATGTACAGCTTCGATCAGATTCAGTTCATCAACCTGAGAGATCCGAAAGGGTTCCAAGGGTTTCAGAAAATTCAGGAAGCGAAGGTGATTCAGTGTATGGGTTGCGGCGCTTCTTTGAGCCAAAGAAGTCCGGATTTTTCCAAATCGGTCGCCTGCGAATATTGCGGAACCGTAATGGATACGAGCAAAGACGAACTGAAAATTCTTTCCAAGTTTCAGGAAGTGATCAAGGACAACGTTTATCTTCTTCCCGGAACAAAACTCACTCTCAAAGGAAAAGAATGCGAGGTGCTCGGCGTCGTCAAAAAATCCGTTCACGCAGACGGCGAAATTTTTCCTTGGACGGAATATCTACTTCATTATACCGGCGGGTATTATTGGCTGAACGAAACGAACGGACATTGGACCGTGTTCGAACCGGTTCCGTTTATTCCGAGAACGGTCATCGGTTCTTATCCTCCGAAAAAGAGCTTTCAAAAAGAAGAATATAAATTGTTCAACTCGTCCACAGCGGGAACGGATTTCGCGTTCGGAGAATTCTATTATAAGATTCACGCGGGCGACACGGCGGAACTTGCTGACTTTATCGCTCCGCCGAAAATGCTTTCCTCCGAAAAAACGCAGAACGAACTTTTCTGGTCGATCGGCGAATATGTTCCTGTGGACGAATTAAAAAAAGCCGTTCATGGAGAAGTGAATCTTCCGGAACCGGAAGGAATCGGCGCCGCGCAACCGAACCCTTTTACGAAAATCAAAAAGCGAAACATAAAAATCGCAAGTTGGTTATCGGTCGTCATGTTGTTGGTTCAGATCGGTTTTTGTTGGAATGCTCAGGAAAAGGAAGTTTTTAAGAAAGACTTTGCTTATGTCCGCGATCCCGCTCCCGGCGGAACTACCGATTCTTCTTTCGTTACGGAGACGTTTCAACTGGGCGGCGGCGACAGACAGAACGTGCAGATTAAGATGGACGTTCCCGAACTTTCCAATCATTACATCTATTATTCTTTGGCGTTGATCAATACCAAAACGGACATCGCTTACGATACGGGCTTGGAAATCAGTTATTACCAAGGTTACGAAGACGGAGAAAGCTGGTCCGAAGGAGATAAGTCCGCGGACATCATCATCGGAGAAGTCCCCGCCGGAGAATACTATCTTCGCCTTGAATCGGAATCGGACTTTCCTCGAGGAAGCGGTGCGCATGTGACCTTAACGATCAAACGCGACGTCGATCAATCCGTGTATTACTTTCTGTTCCTGATCGCGATCTGGCTTCCGGTTCCGTATTCGCTATTCCGAAGTTTTTCTTTCGAGACCTCGCGAAACGAGAACAGCGATTTTGCTCCGTCGACTTCGAGTTCCGATTCGGACGACGACGATTCTTCGTATAGCGACGATTAG
- a CDS encoding LIC10260 family lipoprotein: MRLFAISFLTFATQILLSCGGSPPRRLSYVVLDKPQSNLSSEGRIPSIESGKFRFGIFFIPASGVHSYLKEMETQTGSSVLRNVDVVMRPGFCILPLIPVVCVTRYSVVAGDEGKE; encoded by the coding sequence ATGAGATTGTTCGCAATTTCCTTTTTGACGTTTGCGACTCAGATCTTGCTGAGCTGCGGCGGTTCGCCGCCGCGCAGACTTTCCTACGTCGTTTTGGATAAACCGCAATCGAATCTTTCTTCCGAAGGAAGAATACCTTCCATCGAATCCGGTAAATTTCGATTCGGAATCTTTTTTATTCCGGCATCGGGAGTTCATTCTTATTTGAAGGAAATGGAAACGCAAACCGGATCTTCCGTTTTGAGAAACGTCGACGTCGTAATGCGGCCCGGATTTTGTATTCTGCCTTTGATTCCGGTTGTCTGTGTTACGAGATATTCGGTCGTTGCGGGCGATGAGGGAAAAGAATAA
- a CDS encoding PilZ domain-containing protein encodes MADTKSLFNDSFEYRDPSLQKRKNARVKITLDAEMSIKGKQERHPVTILDIGTGGVALDSRMTMFEGDRIHLHARINGKELTLEAEIIRSSGKKANSIFVNIADEHKNEIQELIHKKFFEKEKKLN; translated from the coding sequence ATGGCCGACACGAAGTCCTTATTCAACGACTCTTTCGAGTATAGAGATCCGTCTCTTCAAAAAAGAAAAAACGCGCGCGTAAAGATCACGTTGGATGCGGAGATGTCGATCAAAGGAAAACAGGAAAGACATCCGGTCACCATTCTCGATATCGGAACGGGTGGAGTCGCTCTGGATTCCAGGATGACGATGTTCGAGGGCGATCGCATTCATCTTCACGCAAGAATCAACGGCAAAGAATTGACCCTCGAAGCCGAAATCATCCGTTCTTCCGGTAAGAAGGCCAACAGCATCTTCGTCAACATCGCGGACGAACACAAAAACGAAATTCAAGAACTCATTCATAAGAAGTTTTTCGAAAAAGAAAAAAAACTGAATTAA
- a CDS encoding class I SAM-dependent methyltransferase — MNRIETKVLYLKRKELIAPLRGKILEIGSGTGINFPLYGNGAEVTAIEPSAAMMEKAKERMANLLHHSSIHSKIRMEIGGLGNPDTEALVPPNSMDTIVFTLVLCTVPDLEYAIRFARSRLKKGGKILLLEHVQARSKAGRILQNILNPFWKKFAQGCNINRNPAAVLRAEGFRPIQESRFRHTLPFYQAIYEFGE; from the coding sequence ATGAACAGAATCGAAACAAAGGTCTTATATCTCAAAAGAAAAGAACTGATCGCTCCTTTGCGCGGAAAAATTCTGGAAATCGGGAGCGGAACCGGAATCAATTTTCCGCTGTACGGAAACGGCGCGGAAGTGACCGCAATCGAACCGTCCGCCGCAATGATGGAAAAAGCGAAGGAAAGAATGGCGAACTTGCTTCACCATTCTTCAATACATTCTAAAATTCGAATGGAGATCGGAGGTTTGGGAAACCCCGATACGGAGGCGCTCGTTCCGCCGAACAGCATGGACACGATCGTGTTTACGTTGGTTTTGTGTACGGTTCCGGATTTGGAATACGCGATTCGTTTTGCACGTTCCCGTTTGAAAAAAGGCGGAAAGATTCTTCTCTTGGAACACGTGCAAGCCCGATCGAAAGCAGGGAGAATTCTCCAGAACATCCTGAATCCGTTTTGGAAAAAATTCGCGCAAGGCTGCAACATCAACCGAAACCCGGCGGCCGTCTTGAGAGCGGAGGGATTTCGCCCGATCCAAGAGAGCCGTTTTCGGCATACGCTTCCGTTTTATCAAGCGATCTACGAGTTCGGTGAATGA
- a CDS encoding polyamine aminopropyltransferase translates to MQTALYISVLIISSCGLVYELLAGTIASYLLGETVTQFSLIIGTYLFSMGVGSWLSKYVEKDLIPKFLEIELAIGLVGGFSSAVLYLSFGQIRYFQIPLFLLVILIGILVGLEIPVLLRILKKELQFKELVSRVLSLDYVGALLASILFPIFFAPKLGLIRTGFLFGILNAGVALWGTWALPLKQSRMILLRAQSVVVLTLLILGFSFSDLITYYSEESLYTDEIILSKQSQFQRIIVTRWKNEIRLFLNGHLQFSSRDEYRYHETLVHPALLAHPSPKQVLVLGGGDGLAVREILKHKSVESVTLVDLDPAVTNLFTDHGVLKELNDESLKNPKVQVINTDAFVWLEESDRTFDVVIIDFPDPSNFSLGKLYTTAFFHVLKRRMNSSSVLEIQSTSPLFARSSYWCIERTIASLGYRTLPLHVYVPSFGEWGFVLAGERPIRFRPEFPDHLRFLNRKELESIQIFPEDMSRIPVEINRLDNQALVRYYDREWNRILD, encoded by the coding sequence TTGCAGACCGCCCTTTATATTTCCGTTCTTATCATTTCTTCCTGCGGCCTCGTTTACGAACTTTTGGCCGGAACCATCGCCTCTTATCTTCTCGGAGAAACGGTCACACAATTTTCCCTTATCATAGGAACTTACCTCTTCTCGATGGGAGTCGGCTCCTGGTTGTCCAAATATGTGGAAAAAGATCTTATCCCCAAGTTTTTGGAAATCGAACTCGCGATCGGACTCGTGGGCGGTTTTAGTTCCGCCGTTTTGTATCTGAGCTTCGGTCAAATCCGTTACTTTCAGATCCCTTTGTTCTTGCTCGTGATTCTGATCGGGATCTTGGTCGGTCTTGAAATTCCGGTTCTATTACGAATCCTAAAAAAAGAACTTCAATTCAAGGAACTCGTATCACGTGTTCTGAGTTTGGATTACGTGGGCGCCTTGCTCGCTTCGATTTTATTTCCGATCTTTTTCGCTCCGAAACTCGGTCTGATCCGCACCGGGTTTCTATTCGGAATTTTGAATGCCGGAGTCGCGCTCTGGGGAACCTGGGCCTTACCGCTCAAACAATCCAGAATGATTCTTTTGCGCGCACAATCCGTTGTCGTATTAACGCTTTTGATCTTGGGATTTTCCTTTTCGGATTTGATTACCTATTACAGCGAAGAATCCTTATACACGGACGAGATCATTCTTTCTAAACAATCCCAATTCCAAAGAATCATCGTTACACGATGGAAAAACGAAATCCGTCTTTTTTTAAACGGACATCTTCAATTTTCGTCGCGGGACGAATATCGTTATCACGAAACCTTGGTTCACCCCGCGTTACTCGCTCATCCTTCTCCTAAACAGGTTTTGGTTCTCGGCGGAGGGGACGGTCTTGCCGTACGGGAAATTCTCAAACACAAAAGCGTGGAATCGGTTACGCTGGTCGATTTGGATCCTGCGGTCACGAATCTATTTACGGATCACGGAGTTCTTAAAGAACTCAACGACGAAAGTCTGAAAAATCCGAAAGTTCAAGTGATCAATACGGACGCGTTCGTATGGCTCGAGGAATCGGACAGAACTTTCGACGTCGTAATCATCGACTTTCCCGATCCGAGCAACTTTTCCCTGGGGAAACTTTATACGACCGCGTTCTTTCATGTGCTAAAACGAAGAATGAATTCGTCCTCCGTTTTGGAAATCCAATCCACGTCCCCGTTGTTTGCGCGTTCTTCGTATTGGTGTATCGAGAGAACGATCGCTTCGCTCGGGTATCGGACTCTTCCATTGCATGTGTACGTTCCTTCATTCGGAGAATGGGGATTCGTTTTGGCGGGTGAGCGACCGATCCGTTTTAGACCGGAATTTCCCGACCATCTCCGCTTTTTGAATCGGAAAGAACTCGAATCGATTCAGATTTTTCCGGAGGATATGTCCAGAATTCCGGTGGAGATCAATCGTTTGGACAATCAGGCTTTGGTTCGTTATTACGATCGGGAATGGAATCGGATTCTGGATTGA
- a CDS encoding carbon starvation CstA family protein encodes MLPLIAVLACFLVYFLGYKFYSGYISKSIFDLKSDHESTPSHKLNDGVDYLPTKPIVLFGHHYASIAGLAPVLGPAVAVIWGWLPAMIWVVFGSIFVGCVHDFGALVVSVRNQGKSIGQVAEDLLGHRARSLFHAIIFFLVALAMGVFVLVLAEMFSADPKAHLAPNTIATNASAEEKKIPSSTEATKKSETTSATATSSATSTAVSNSKTSKEVHDHPGEIRTEEKPSIKLRSHFPEAVIPSTAIMILAIIMGYLHYKKGMDLTPLTIFSVLATLFFMILGMHDGILSWTGLNRVETSPSTGTWKYVLLFYAFLASVTPIWLLLQSRDYINSFLLYLGIILIYVGFFMGGMLQQFPSFNAEAIRTESIGLDLIPFVFITIACGAVSGFHALVSSGTTAKQLDREIDARPIGYGGMIGESLLGLSAVIACTIGFTSSEEWSGFYRSWSGIQGLAPQVGAYIYGTGRFLSQLGIPESFGQGFIALIVISFALTSLDSATRLLRYNIEEIAESTRISWIRTLVGNRYVSSLIACAAIGFFAFMEIEQDGKKKPAGLALWKLFGTTNQLLAGLALLVVTIFLLKSKKRIKVSFIPMLFVLSVTLWAMIRNFFDFLTGPSPNILLAGVGGTLIVLTLWLLVEAVLTWNRIRKV; translated from the coding sequence ATGCTTCCTTTAATCGCCGTCCTTGCTTGTTTTCTGGTTTATTTTCTCGGATATAAATTTTACTCGGGCTATATTTCGAAATCGATCTTCGATTTAAAGAGCGATCACGAAAGCACTCCTTCCCACAAGCTGAACGACGGAGTGGATTACCTTCCCACAAAACCAATCGTATTGTTCGGTCATCATTATGCGTCCATTGCCGGCCTCGCTCCCGTACTCGGACCCGCCGTAGCGGTCATCTGGGGATGGCTGCCCGCGATGATCTGGGTCGTATTCGGAAGCATCTTCGTGGGTTGCGTTCACGACTTCGGCGCTCTCGTGGTTTCGGTCCGCAATCAAGGCAAGAGCATCGGTCAAGTCGCGGAGGATTTGTTAGGTCATCGCGCGAGAAGTTTGTTTCACGCGATCATCTTCTTTTTAGTCGCGTTAGCGATGGGAGTTTTCGTTCTTGTCCTTGCGGAGATGTTTTCCGCGGACCCGAAAGCGCATCTAGCTCCGAACACGATCGCAACAAACGCATCGGCGGAAGAAAAGAAAATTCCTTCGTCTACGGAAGCGACGAAAAAATCCGAAACGACAAGTGCGACCGCGACTTCTTCCGCAACTTCGACCGCCGTTTCGAATTCTAAAACATCCAAAGAAGTTCACGATCATCCGGGCGAAATTAGAACGGAAGAAAAACCTTCCATCAAATTGAGAAGCCATTTCCCGGAAGCGGTGATCCCTTCCACGGCCATCATGATTCTCGCAATCATCATGGGTTATCTACATTACAAAAAAGGAATGGATCTCACGCCTCTTACGATCTTCAGCGTTCTCGCGACTTTATTCTTCATGATCTTGGGAATGCACGACGGAATTCTTTCCTGGACCGGACTCAACCGCGTGGAAACTTCTCCTTCTACCGGAACATGGAAATACGTTTTGCTGTTCTACGCGTTTCTGGCTTCGGTGACTCCGATCTGGTTGTTGTTGCAAAGCCGAGATTATATCAATTCGTTCTTATTGTATTTGGGAATCATTCTGATCTACGTGGGATTTTTTATGGGGGGAATGCTTCAGCAATTTCCATCGTTCAACGCCGAAGCGATCCGAACCGAATCCATCGGACTCGATCTGATTCCGTTCGTATTCATCACGATCGCGTGCGGAGCCGTTTCAGGATTTCATGCTTTGGTCAGCTCGGGAACCACGGCAAAACAATTGGATCGGGAGATAGACGCAAGACCGATCGGTTACGGGGGAATGATCGGCGAATCGTTGTTAGGTTTGTCCGCGGTCATCGCCTGCACGATCGGTTTCACTTCTTCGGAAGAATGGTCCGGCTTTTATCGTTCCTGGTCCGGCATTCAAGGTTTAGCGCCTCAGGTCGGAGCGTATATCTACGGGACCGGAAGATTTTTATCGCAGCTCGGAATTCCCGAATCTTTCGGACAAGGGTTCATCGCGCTTATCGTCATCAGCTTTGCGTTGACTTCTCTCGATTCCGCGACGAGACTTCTTCGTTACAACATCGAAGAGATCGCCGAATCGACGCGCATCTCTTGGATTCGAACTCTCGTCGGCAATCGATACGTTTCAAGTTTGATCGCGTGCGCCGCGATCGGATTTTTCGCGTTTATGGAAATCGAGCAGGACGGAAAGAAGAAACCGGCGGGGCTTGCACTTTGGAAACTTTTCGGAACGACGAACCAGCTTCTGGCGGGACTTGCTTTATTGGTGGTGACCATTTTTCTACTCAAGTCCAAGAAACGAATCAAAGTCTCCTTTATCCCTATGTTGTTCGTGTTATCCGTGACTCTCTGGGCGATGATCCGAAACTTTTTCGACTTTTTAACCGGCCCTTCTCCGAATATACTATTGGCGGGAGTCGGCGGAACGTTGATCGTCCTCACGCTATGGCTGTTGGTCGAAGCCGTTCTAACCTGGAACCGCATTAGAAAAGTATGA
- a CDS encoding adhesin OmpL37 family surface protein, whose translation MRTAFGISIWFILASPFSVFADYASNGATHLVRVERGLKTNEFLIKALNSSISNIGSDADKALYKRVIQHHVETNQLYFQFDLEKSYAELKRTQDLLVILYSSLIETSKKTIRGELSSLGYRAIRGTTARPKKHLELGYRELAAAEQKKLIADNSRPYLQPIKLELLYESLKLLKQSRKYVVLLSMEYLSDFPPDPETEDFLGILNEINRAMFSRKDEFARIHFDNHFHTYSGENLYDTYWQDPALEELEKPLGEVDAPYVRARRQAKR comes from the coding sequence ATGAGGACGGCGTTTGGAATTTCGATCTGGTTCATTCTTGCATCGCCGTTTTCCGTATTTGCGGATTATGCAAGCAACGGCGCCACTCATCTGGTTCGTGTCGAACGCGGACTCAAAACGAACGAATTTCTCATCAAGGCTCTCAACAGTTCGATTTCCAACATCGGTTCAGATGCGGACAAAGCTCTTTATAAACGAGTCATTCAACATCACGTGGAAACCAATCAGCTTTATTTTCAATTCGATCTCGAAAAATCATACGCCGAACTCAAACGCACACAGGACCTGCTCGTGATTCTATATTCGAGTCTGATCGAAACGAGCAAAAAGACGATCCGAGGAGAATTGAGTTCTCTCGGTTATCGCGCCATTCGAGGGACGACAGCCAGACCGAAAAAACATCTCGAATTAGGTTACAGGGAATTAGCGGCCGCCGAGCAGAAAAAATTGATCGCCGACAATTCAAGACCGTATCTTCAGCCGATCAAGTTGGAACTGCTTTACGAATCTCTAAAATTGCTCAAACAATCCAGAAAGTATGTGGTTCTTCTTTCCATGGAATATCTTTCCGATTTTCCTCCCGATCCGGAAACTGAGGATTTTTTGGGAATCCTGAACGAGATCAATCGAGCGATGTTTTCCCGCAAAGATGAGTTCGCGAGAATTCATTTCGACAATCACTTTCACACCTATTCGGGCGAGAACCTCTACGACACATATTGGCAAGATCCTGCCTTGGAAGAATTGGAAAAACCTCTGGGAGAAGTCGACGCACCGTACGTACGCGCGAGAAGACAAGCGAAACGTTGA
- a CDS encoding OmpA family protein encodes MRNGIRLTKTAVLSFILVSFQLRADSFIKTNSDSFSPNWDGRNDVLEFKISKSALPRLADWELVVKNSADEVVKTFKADHRRKKGFSLLPFLQDDSKLSPPEIGIPESIYWSGDDSKGFLLPDGEYKYRLRFVTENKENLLSEEKTVVLDSRPPSSEIGSKTRVLFLGGDRNSSRIQISQKVSGESSDFFTGEFLDSEGRIVKSYTWKQKDVPYILSWDGTDYTNKQLSGGIYKYRLVGTDRARNESISILSDLTIRTETIGVDLFSDSKLYSYLPGSSKNSARFSFYISPKIKSDSYEVEIFQKKGNEEKSVYRFRDTGEPNAEWKWDLRNQAGDLVGEGIYFYRLTVHSRYERHQSVPSSFEVLKESFDLDVSVSLKEFTPDNDGKNDLQKILLSHSGIPLQSWELTLYEIPPYTSLKRKIKTWNGEGQPGSEILWEGLDESGVRVGSLSEFYFEWKYTDIFGRESVGKGADFKTGILIVEEDGSLRISVPESQVEARWWSLPGKIRSVLNEFPGYKIELQSHSSHQGDEEVNQVVSEERARTAFEYFFSKSVPFGRIRFRGYGETLPLIPGSGKYEADKNQRIDFFLSP; translated from the coding sequence ATGCGAAACGGAATTCGTTTAACAAAGACTGCGGTCCTCTCTTTTATCCTTGTATCGTTTCAACTGCGCGCGGATTCCTTTATTAAAACGAACTCGGATTCATTTTCTCCGAACTGGGACGGAAGGAACGACGTTCTCGAATTTAAGATTTCCAAGTCAGCTCTTCCCCGTCTCGCCGATTGGGAACTCGTAGTTAAGAACTCGGCGGACGAAGTCGTAAAAACCTTCAAAGCGGATCATAGAAGAAAGAAAGGATTCTCCCTTTTACCGTTTTTACAGGACGACTCGAAATTATCCCCGCCGGAAATCGGAATTCCGGAATCGATCTATTGGTCGGGCGACGACTCGAAAGGATTTCTTCTTCCCGACGGGGAATACAAATATCGATTGAGATTCGTTACGGAGAATAAGGAGAATCTATTGTCCGAAGAAAAAACGGTCGTGTTGGATTCAAGACCGCCGAGTTCGGAAATCGGCTCCAAAACCCGTGTATTGTTTTTAGGAGGAGATCGAAATTCCTCCCGCATCCAGATCTCACAAAAAGTTTCGGGAGAATCCTCCGATTTTTTTACCGGAGAATTTCTGGATTCCGAAGGAAGGATCGTAAAGTCCTACACTTGGAAACAAAAGGACGTCCCTTATATTCTAAGCTGGGACGGAACCGACTACACCAACAAACAACTGTCAGGCGGGATTTATAAATATCGATTGGTGGGAACGGACAGAGCGAGAAACGAATCGATTTCGATTCTTTCCGATTTAACGATCCGCACCGAAACGATCGGAGTGGATTTGTTTTCCGATTCCAAACTCTATTCGTATCTTCCGGGAAGTTCCAAAAACTCCGCACGCTTTTCCTTTTATATTTCCCCCAAGATCAAATCGGATTCTTACGAAGTCGAAATCTTTCAAAAGAAAGGCAACGAGGAAAAAAGCGTTTATCGTTTCCGCGATACGGGCGAACCGAACGCGGAATGGAAATGGGATTTGAGAAACCAAGCAGGCGATCTCGTCGGCGAGGGAATTTATTTTTATCGCCTAACGGTGCATAGTCGATACGAACGCCACCAATCCGTTCCTTCCTCGTTCGAAGTTTTAAAAGAGTCCTTCGATTTGGACGTGTCGGTTTCCTTAAAAGAATTCACCCCTGACAACGACGGTAAAAACGATCTGCAAAAAATTCTTCTTTCGCACTCCGGAATTCCGCTTCAATCCTGGGAACTCACGTTATACGAAATTCCTCCGTACACGTCCCTCAAACGAAAGATCAAAACCTGGAACGGGGAAGGACAACCCGGTTCGGAAATCCTTTGGGAAGGTCTCGACGAATCGGGAGTTCGAGTCGGATCGTTAAGCGAATTCTATTTTGAATGGAAATATACGGATATATTCGGTAGAGAATCCGTCGGTAAAGGCGCCGATTTCAAAACGGGAATCTTAATCGTGGAAGAGGACGGCTCCCTTCGAATCTCCGTTCCGGAATCCCAGGTGGAAGCGAGATGGTGGAGTTTACCCGGAAAAATCCGCTCGGTGTTAAACGAATTCCCGGGATATAAAATCGAATTGCAGTCCCATTCCTCTCATCAAGGCGACGAGGAAGTCAATCAAGTCGTGTCCGAAGAGCGTGCCAGAACCGCGTTCGAATATTTCTTTTCAAAGTCCGTTCCTTTCGGTAGGATTCGCTTCCGAGGTTACGGGGAAACGTTGCCTCTGATTCCCGGTTCCGGAAAATACGAAGCCGATAAGAATCAAAGAATCGATTTTTTTCTTTCACCGTAA